From one Onychomys torridus chromosome 12, mOncTor1.1, whole genome shotgun sequence genomic stretch:
- the LOC118593753 gene encoding keratin-associated protein 13-1-like, with protein MTYGCYSGNFSSRSCGDQLNYPHSSCGSSYTRHLVQSTNFYSPRTCHLGSSLHSGCHQNCFRPIRCQTSHVVHSSCQRPCYTRRVSSFCSPHRTTYATSQGFGSSSCHSLGYGSRSSYSLSCGSSGFRPQGFSSLGYGSGFCRPSYVPYRTCQSSCYRPSCGTGSRFC; from the coding sequence ATGACCTACGGCTGCTATTCTGGAAACTTCTCCTCCCGTTCCTGTGGAGATCAACTGAACTACCCTCACTCCTCCTGTGGCTCTTCCTATACCCGGCACCTGGTTCAGAGCACTAACTTCTACTCTCCCAGAACCTGCCATCTGGGGTCCTCTCTCCACAGCGGATGTCATCAGAACTGCTTCCGGCCCATCAGATGCCAGACTTCACATGTGGTGCACAGCTCCTGCCAGCGGCCCTGCTACACCCGAAGGGTCTCCAGCTTCTGCAGCCCCCACAGGACCACATATGCTACCTCTCAGGGCTTTGGGTCCAGTAGCTGCCACTCTCTGGGCTATGGGTCTAGaagctcttactcactgagctgtgGATCCAGTGGCTTTAGACCCCAAGGTTTCTCTTCACTGGGCTATGGATCTGGATTCTGCCGCCCATCCTATGTGCCCTATAGAACCTGCCAGTCTTCTTGTTACAGACCAAGCTGTGGTACTGGATCTAGATTCTGCTGA